One genomic window of Burkholderia diffusa includes the following:
- a CDS encoding MurR/RpiR family transcriptional regulator gives MLPRIEAIRADLRPSERKLADYILAAPREVLDLAMTELSTRAGVSQPTIARFCQALGCSGFREFKIRLAQSVAPGVSSVYRDVEPDEPAPGIIGKVFDRTIGALIEVRNSLSAGSVADAIALLSNASRIEFYGAGGSGIAAQDIQHKFFRLGVPSVAYSDPHTFSMSSALLGPHDVVVAISNTGRTRDIVDAARSALACGAKVVAITQSHSPLAKLATVSLASNVAEETDVFSPMTSRMSHLAIGDILAVGVALSRGPALMERVGRAKEAITRRRIDDGAKD, from the coding sequence GTCCGAGCGCAAGCTCGCCGACTACATTCTCGCCGCGCCGCGCGAGGTGCTCGACCTCGCGATGACCGAGCTGTCGACCCGCGCGGGCGTCAGCCAACCGACCATCGCGCGCTTCTGTCAGGCGCTCGGCTGCAGCGGCTTTCGCGAATTCAAGATCCGGCTCGCGCAGAGCGTCGCGCCGGGCGTGTCGTCGGTCTATCGTGACGTCGAGCCCGACGAGCCCGCGCCCGGCATCATCGGCAAGGTGTTCGACCGAACGATCGGCGCGCTGATCGAAGTACGCAACAGTCTGTCGGCCGGCAGCGTCGCCGACGCGATCGCACTGCTGTCGAACGCGTCGCGCATCGAGTTCTACGGCGCCGGCGGCTCGGGCATCGCCGCGCAGGACATTCAGCACAAGTTCTTCCGGCTCGGCGTGCCGAGCGTCGCGTATTCGGACCCGCACACGTTCTCGATGTCGTCGGCGCTGCTCGGGCCGCACGACGTCGTCGTCGCGATTTCGAACACCGGCCGCACGCGCGATATCGTCGATGCCGCGCGCTCGGCGCTCGCGTGCGGCGCGAAGGTCGTCGCGATCACGCAGAGCCACTCGCCGCTCGCGAAGCTCGCGACGGTGAGCCTCGCGTCCAACGTTGCCGAGGAAACCGACGTGTTCTCGCCGATGACGTCGCGGATGTCGCATCTCGCGATCGGCGACATCCTCGCTGTCGGCGTTGCGCTGTCGCGCGGGCCCGCGCTGATGGAGCGCGTCGGCCGCGCGAAGGAAGCGATTACGCGCCGCCGGATCGACGACGGCGCGAAGGATTGA
- a CDS encoding CopD family protein: MAMLWVKTFHIVLIAAWFAGLFYLPRIYVNLAMETDPAAVRRLLLMARKLFRFMTMIAVPALACGLWLWLVIGIGQGQGWIHAKVTVVLLLVIYHAYCGHLLKVFERGENKRTDKWYRVFNELPVLGMLAAVALVVIKPF; this comes from the coding sequence ATGGCAATGCTCTGGGTCAAGACGTTCCATATCGTTCTGATTGCCGCGTGGTTCGCGGGGCTGTTCTACCTGCCGCGCATCTACGTGAACCTGGCCATGGAGACCGATCCGGCCGCGGTGCGGCGTCTGTTGCTGATGGCGCGCAAGCTGTTCCGCTTCATGACGATGATCGCGGTGCCGGCGCTCGCATGCGGGCTGTGGCTCTGGCTCGTGATCGGCATCGGCCAGGGGCAGGGCTGGATCCACGCGAAGGTGACAGTCGTGCTGCTGCTCGTGATCTATCACGCGTACTGCGGGCATCTGCTGAAGGTGTTCGAGCGCGGAGAGAACAAGCGCACCGACAAGTGGTATCGCGTGTTTAACGAGCTGCCGGTGCTCGGCATGCTCGCGGCGGTCGCACTGGTCGTGATCAAGCCGTTTTGA